Genomic DNA from Filimonas effusa:
TCGCCTTCAAATCCTTCCCATTTGAAACCAAGATAGGAGAGTGGCCGGCGGTCGATCCATTTACAGCAAACAATAACAGGCAACAACATAAAGCCATTGGTGATGAGGTAATATAAGATCACCTGGGGAAACTTCTGAGCCTCAGGACTGCCGGGATCCGACGGAAGAAAACGCTTGAAGACCGGGATATAAAGGAGTACTGCTATCGTAACAACAAAAAAGATAAATATAAGCACGCGCAGCAACCCGCTTCCAATTAAGGGTTTCTTGTACATTGGTGGTTATTTCAAGCCCACAATATACAGACATGCATAAACCTGTAATCCCACTTTAATTAGGGATATGACAGTAGACAAATCATCCCTAATATCTGCTTTTTCTTATGCCTGCCGGCTTTCGTGGAAAGCAGTCACAACCGTTCCCGGCCCCCGTTCTCGGGATAACGCTCCCTTGGCATCATTGCATTACCATCTCTGTTCTTTATTGGTATTTCTTAGCTTTCAATGCAGTTCTCACTGCTTCAGGGACATTCGATAACAGGTTTAATTCAACCCCATGCAACTTTGCATCGGCCTCAATTTCTGCAACCGTTGTAAGGTAATTCCGCCAGGCTTTTCTTTCTGCATCACTGGTACCGTAAAGGTTCTCGGCATTAGGCATATTAACTGCCAGTATGGTTGTATTGGCAGTGATACGCATAAGGTCATCGCCGTCGGCCTTGGGTAAGATAACAGCAACCTTCCACACCTTCTTGGGTACGGTAACCCTGCCGTTGTCGATAGTTTTTGCCGTATCGGTTTTGCCGCGTCCCAGGCCTCCCTGACCATAAGAACCCATAATAATATATGCTTCATTTGAAGTACCTACAAAATTATCCCGCAGCTGATCTTCCAGTTCGCTCCATGGCCCCTGGTTCAGGTTAGGAGACTGAGGTATCATATTGGTCATATAAAAGGTAGAACTGTTGGCTACATAACTTGAAGTACGGTCACCTGAGGGGCAATTATGCCCCCTGTCGAAACCGTTCGTTGCATAGCTATAACTGTTGCCTGCCACCTGGTACCACCCGGAAGGCAAACCGGTAAAGGGCCGGAAGTCATCCTGTCTTCCAACAGTACCTTTGTCTTCACTCTGGAAATGCCAGCTAACCCAGTTGGGAATGCCGCGGTTGCGGCTGTACGATTCAATATAATAAACCTGGTTGATCAGGTAGTTTTCGTTCATGGCGGACTCGGGTTTTGCCATCGTGGGATTGCCCAAACGCATATTGTTATTGGCGCCGGAAGTAATGGTATCGGCCGGCCCGGGGACAGGGGTAGCCGGATCGGGATTCGTGCCCGGATTGGTGTTTGTCGATTGCTTGGAGCATGACACTATCAGCAGCAAGGATACTGCTAATACGCTGGATACGGAAAGTTTGAACTTCATCATGTATATCTTAGTCGTTAGGATACTAACGCAAAAGAAAGAACTCTTTGTTATTTAATAATGAATTTAATCGAAATTCGCAGCCTAAACAGTGAATTATGGTGCAGAATTATGCATTTACCGTTACCGAAAGATTCCTCCGTTACGTGCAAACCGATACGCAAAGCGATCCTGCCAGTAATGCCAGCCCTACCACCGAAAAGCAAAAGAACCTGAGCGAATTACTGGCGGGTGAACTGCTGCTGCTGGGTTTGAAAGACGCCCATATGGATGAATACGGTTATGTATATGCAACTATTCCATCAAATTCCGATAAAAAAGTACCTGTTATCTGTTTCTGCAGTCATGTTGACACAGCGCCCGACTGCAGCGGCACCAATGTAAAACCACTCGTACACAAAGCCTACGATGGCAAAGACATCCTATTGCCCGACGATCCTACACAGGTTATTAAAATAGAAGACTACCCTTATCTCAAAGAACATATTGGTAGCGATATCATCACAGCCAGCGGCTTTACCCTACTCGGCGCCGATGACAAAAGCGGTGTGGCCGAGATCATGGATATGGCTCATTTCCTGGTAAATCATCCCGAAGTAAAACACGGAGAAATAAAGATACTATTCACGCCTGATGAAGAGGTAGGCCGTGGCACAGCCCATGTTGATCTTAAAAAGCTGGGTGCCGACTTCGCCTATACGCTAGATGGGGGAGAAGCGGGAACCTTCGAAGATGAAACTTTCAGTGCCGATGCCGTTACCATTACTGTTCATGGCGTTATTGCACACCCGGGTTATGCAAAAGATAAACTGGTTAATTCCCTGAAAATAGCCGGCGAAATTCTGGCTGCACTGCCCACACAGGAATGGAGTCCTGAAACCACTATAGAAAGGCAAGGTTTCGTGCATCCTGTTGCAGTAAATGGTATTGCAGAAAAAGCAACCATCGATTTCATTATCCGTGACTTTGTATCAGCGAAGCTGCCGGATCATGAAAACAAGCTCCGCCAACTGGCGCAGGAGGTATTGAACAAACATCCCAAAGCGCAAATGGACTTTGTGGTGAAAGAACAGTACCGCAACATGAAAGAAATAGTGTCGCAATACCCTGAGCTCACTGCCAATGCAGAGGAAGCTTATAAAAGGGCCGGTTTTACCGTGCGTAATGAGCCTATCCGCGGTGGTACCGATGGCAGCAGGTTGAGTTTTATGGGATTACCTTGCCCCAATATCTTCACGGGTATGCAGGCTATTCATAGCAAACATGAATGGATAGGTGTAAAAGACATGGAAAAGGCAGTAGAAGTGCTTGTGCATCTTGCCGCTGTTTGGGAAGAAAGAGCGAAATAGCGTACATTTCCACCAACAAAATGAAAAAACATGAGTTTCTTTCTTTCCTATGGATGGTGGTTGCTGCTGATCTTATTTATTATTTTCAGCGGACTTGTCACCGTTAATCAGGCCACCATTGCCGTGGTCACCATGTTCGGTAAGTATCAGCGTATACTGCGCCCCGGTCTTAACTTTAAAATACCCCTTGTAGAGCAGATCTATCGAAGGGTAAGTGTGCAAAACCGCTCCGTAGAGCTCGAGTTCCAGGCGGTGACACTTGACCAGGCAAACGTTTATTTTAAAAGCATGTTGCTCTATGCCGTAATGAATGCGGAAGAGGAGACCATTAAAAAGGTAGCCTTCAAGTTCATCAGCGACAGAGACCTCATGCAGGCCCTTATAAGAACCATTGAAGGTAATATCCGCTCCTATGTGGCTACAAAACGTCAGGCCGAGATCCTTGCCCTGCGTAAGGATATTGTTGATTCTGTAAAAATGGAAGTAGACCATGTGCTCGAAGATTGGGGCTATCATCTGCTCGACCTTCAGATCAATGACATTACCTTCGACAAAGCTATTATGGATAGCATGAGTAAAGTGGTGGCAAGTAACAACCTGAAAGCTGCTGCTGAAAACGAAGGCCAGGCGCTGCTGATCACTAAAACAAAGTCGGCAGAGGCAGAAGGTAACGCTATTAAGATTGCAGCCGAAGCGGAACGCGAGGCGGCAAGATTGCGCGGTCAGGGGGTAGCGCTCTTCCGTGAAGAGGTGGCCCGCGGTATGAGCATGGCGGCAGAACAGATGAAACAGGCCAACCTCGATACCAACGTGATCCTGTTCAGTATGTGGACTGAAGCCATTAAGAACTTCGCTGAAGTTGGTAAAGGCAACATCATCTTCCTCGATGGCAGTCCCGACGGTATGGAGAAGAACATGAACCAGATCATGGCGATGATGAAGCTGACAAACGACTACAAGTCGTAAGGAAAATCGGTTTTACAGGATGCGGGCGGGCGGTTCAAAGGTATAAACCAGGGCAACCAGCAGCTTTGCAAGTATGCCGGAAGCGTTTGAAACGACTGAAAATAAAGGATAAATGTTTCTTAAAATGCTGGTGTTCTGAAATTTATTAACATCAGAAACGTTCTTTTGTCTTTCAGATTATTTTAGCAGGTACTTAAAACCAGTTTAATGGGAATATTATTGCAGGTGGCGCAGGCCGCAACAGCAGCGCCGGAAAAGATCTCTCTCATGAGCTTGCTCAGCAAAGGTGGCTGGATCATGTATCCGCTTTATCTCTTGCTTGTTGCCACCATCTTCGTTTTCTTTGAACGTTTGATCGCAATACGTAAAGCTTCCCGCATCGAGTCGAACTTTATGAGTATCATTCGTGATAACATCATGAGCGGTAATATTACCGGCGCCAGGAACCTGGCCCGTAATACTGACAATGCTGTTGCACGGATGATTGATAAAGGTCTCCAGCGTATCGGCAAACCTATTGACGCTATCGAAAAAAGTATGGAAAATGTTGGTAAGCTTGAGATGTATAAAATGGAACGCAACCTCTCCGTGCTTTCTCTTGTTGCAGGTATTGCTCCTATGTTTGGTTTCCTCGGTACAATTGTTGGTATGATCCAACTGTTCTACGATATCAACAGTACCGGTAACTTTGAGCTTAGCGTTATTGCTGGTGGCATCTACGTTAAAATGATCACTTCCGGTACCGGCCTTATCATTGGTCTTATCGCTTACGTATTACATAATTTTCTGTCAACCCAGGTCGATAAAACAGCCAATAAAATGGAAGGCGCAAGTGCTGAATTTATTGACATTTTACAGGAACCAACACGATAATAAACAATACCCGGAACCATAGCCGGAAACAGTATTGAATTTCTATAAAGCAGTAACAGTATGAATATCAGAAAAAGGTTAAAGTCGCACCCTGAAGTGCATACAGGTGCATTGAACGATATCCTGTTCATTCTGTTACTGTTTTTCCTCATCGTTTCAACGCTTGCCAATCCTAACGTGGTAAGGGTCAACAACCCCAAAGGCCAGAAAGATACCAAGGCTAAACAAACCATTGTTGTTTCCATCGACAAAGACCAGAATATTTACCTGGGGCAATCTCCTGTTGCGATAAACATGCTCGATTCTCTCCTCAAAATGGAAGTTGATAAAGCACGTCCTAATGTAGATACGCCTTCCGTTGTGATTAATGCCGACACTATCTCCCATTACGGAGAGGTTTTCCGCATTATGCAAGCCGCTAAAAAAGCAGGAGCCAGGGTAGTAGCAAACGTGAAATAGTTTGTGAGCTACCGGGCAATAAATCTGGCCCGTATCATTCTGTCTTTTTCCTGCAGATCCTTTCTTAAAGTAATTTCGGAGAACTGCATTTCTTCCAGCAAAGCGATCATTTCTTTTCCCAGTGCTTCATTGATCTCGAAGTAGAGACTTCCGCCGTTAGTAAGATGCTTTCCTGCAAACGCAGTGATAGCGCGATAGAAAAGCAGCGGATCATTATCCGGAACAAATAGTGCGCGCGAGGGCTCATATGCCAATACATTCTGAAACATATCGGCTTTTTCGAGCATTCTTATATAAGGCGGATTACTTACAATACAATCAAAAACAGGCAGGCTGCCTGAAGCTTTCTCATTCAATATATCTATCAGGTGAAATTGTATGCTGGTTTTATGAGTCGCTGCATTTTGTTTTGCCACTTCCAGTGCGTCTCTTGAAATATCAAGCGCATGCACCTCACTGTTGTTTAATAGCCTGTGAAGCAATAAAGGGATACAGCCGCTGCCAGTGCCGATATCCAATAGTTTGATCCCTGCTTTGCCCTTATAATCTTCAGCGATCCATTCCACAAGCTCTTCTGTTTCGGGACGGGGAATGAGTACACGTTCATCTACATACAGCTTTAACGGGCCAAACCACGCTTCCCCCAGCACATATTGAACCGGCCGGTGCTGTAGTAAAGCCTCAAGATATTGGGTGTACGTATCCAGCTGCGGAGCGCTCAATGGGCGGTCGCCTTTTGTTAAGCGTTCTGTTTTACTATAGCCCGTAAGTGCCGTCATTACCCAATGTGCAATAGCAGTTGCTTCACGCGCCTCGTAAATGCCTGAAAGCCCGGTTAACATATGTTTATAAGCCTCCTGTATACTCATGCTGCAATGTTACCACCATTTCAAGTATTTTTGCGCCGTTATTCAATGAGCACGCACGAATTATATATGCAGCGCTGTATTCAGCTGGCCCGCCTCGGCGCAGGCCAGGTGGCGCCCAATCCTATGGTAGGCGCCGTGCTGGTATATGAGGACAGAATCATTGGAGAAGGTTACCATGCAATATTCGGACAAGGACATGCCGAAGTGAATTGTATCAACAGCGTGGCAGCAGAAGACCGTTATCTGATCCCGCTCGCTACCATCTATGTATCACTCGAGCCTTGTGCCCATTACGGAAAAACGCCACCCTGTGCCGATCTTATCATTGCCAACCGTATCCGTACGGTGGTGATAGGAAGCCGTGACCCGTTCCTTGCAGTTAACGGTAAAGGCATTGAAAAACTGCAGGCCGCAGGCATCAGCGTTGTCACAGGTGTTCTTGAAAAGGAATGTCTCGACCTCAATAAACGTTTTTTTACTTTTCATACACAACAACGTCCTTATTTCATTTTAAAATGGGCGCAAACGGCCAATGGCGCCATTGGATCGGGCAGCGACAACCGCCTGCTGATTTCAAATGACTTCACGAACCGTATCGTCCACCGCTGGCGTAATGAAGAGTCTGCAATCCTGGTAGGAACCAATACTGCGCTGGCCGATGATCCGTTGCTTACAAACAGGTTATGGTATGGCAAAAGCCCTGTCCGGCTGGTAATTGATACCAACCTGCGTTTGCCTAAAACCCTGAAATTATTGAGTGAAGGCCCTCCAACCATCATATTTAATTACCTGGACCACTCCGATAACCTCGATGCTGTTACTATCCGGACAGCACAACAGGCTTTAGCAGCGGAAAGATCAACACCGCATATAGCAACAGGCAATAATGTGTTTTATTATCGCCTGGAAAAAGACGAGCCCTTATTGCCCCAGATCAGCTACGCCTGTTTCAGGCTCCAGTTGCTGAGTGTACTGGTAGAAGGTGGCGCTTTCCTCCAGCAGCGCTGTTTAAACGAAGGTTACTGGGATGAAGCCCGTGTTATCACCAACGATCAGTTGATGGCTCCGGGCGGCTTAAAAGCCCCGGAATTACCAGCGGCCCTGCATGTTGGCACCACACGTTTTTTGAACGATAGAATAGATTTTTTCCTTAAACCCATAAACGAGAACTAATACCTATGGCGGAAGCGGCCTTTTTTCAGACGATAGCACAAATGACCACAGCCGAGTACAAGGACAAAGGAAGTCGCTTCCTCGCCTTTGCTTTCCCTATAGCAACAGTCGACGATTTTAAGGAAAAATTGCAATGGCTGAAAAAGGAACATCCCAAAGCCGTTCACCACTGTTTCGCCTATCGTATTGGTCTCGATGGTAATAATTTCCGCGTAAGCGACGATGGTGAACCCAGCGGCTCCGCCGGCAAACCAATGCTTGGCCAGATCGATAGTAAAAAACTGACCAATGTAGCCGTAATTGTCGTGCGTTACTTTGGTGGTACCCTCCTGGGCGTTCCCGGCCTTATCCAGGCTTACAAGACTGTAACGGTAATGGCGCTACAACTCACGCCGGTGATTCAAAAGCCTATAGAAGTGCTTTACGAACTTCAGTTCGATTATACCCGCATGAATGAAGTGATGACGCTGGTAAAACAACTTGACTGCAGCATTGCCGGTCAGCAGGAACAGCTCTTCGTACTGCTCACCATCGGCATCCCCAAAGCAAGGTTGGAAGAAGCGCTCTACCGCCTTAAAGACATGCACTATGTAGCCCTCCGTAAAGTATAATTCTAATACCTGTAAAATCCTTCTCCACTCTTAACACCCAGTTTGCCTGCTGTAACCATATTTACCAATAGGGGACAAGGGGCATATTTAGGCTGTCCAAATCCTTCATGTAACACCTTGAGGATGCTCAGGCATACGTCCAGTCCTATGAAATCAGCCAGCTGTAAAGGCCCCATCGGGTGAGCCATTCCAAGTTTCATAACGGTATCGATTGTAGGAGCGTCTGCTACGTTTTCATATAGGCTGCAGATAGCCTCATTGATCATGGGCATCAGAATGCGGTTGGCGATAAAACCCGGGTAATCAGCTGCTACACAGGGAGTCTTGCCTAGCTTAAGCGTTAAAGCCGCAATGGTGTCTGTAACAGCTTTGGCCGTGGCGTAACCATTGATGATCTCTACCAGTTTCATAACGGGTACGGGATTCATGAAATGCATCCCTATTACCTTTTCGGGCCGCCTGGTAGCCGCTGCAATTCTCGTAATTGAAATGGAAGAAGTATTGCTGGCTAAAATGGCGCCGGCAGGAGCCAGCTCATCCAGTTGCGAAAATATTTTAAGTTTAATAGCTGTATTCTCCGTGGCTGCTTCAACAACGAGATCAGCTTCTGCCACACCGGCCGCCATATCCGTAAAGGGAGTTAACAGGCTAAGCGCCTTCTTTTTCTGCTCTTCGGTAATAACAGCTTTCCCTACCTGGCGGTCGAGGTTTTTCCCGATCTGCTGCAATGCCTTATCTAAAAGGGATCTATCGATGTCCACCAGCGATACGGTGAATCCATACTGGGCAAATACATGTGCAATACCATTTCCCATGGTGCCTGCCCCAATAACAGCTATCTTTTGCATACGGCCTTTCGTTTAACAACGAAAATAAGGCATGCTAACATATATTAGTATGGCCGGCAGAAGTTTGTTCTTTATTCGTTCTGCCACTCCTAATTCTTCTTTTTAAAATCCCCTCGTTTCCAGGCCTTGATAAATTCACCCCATGCAAAAGGGTTAAAGAGGTTTACAGGTGGCTGTTGCCCCTGGTAGTAGTAACGGGTAGCCTGCTGGCGTAATTGCATGTTTACGGCCTCCCTGCCGTCGGCAGGAAGTGTAGCTACCAATATCCGGCGGGTGGCTTCATCCGTATTCTGACGCGCTATTTCGATCTGGTCGGCAGGGATCTGCGTACTTACAAAATCGCGCTCAAACTGCTCGCGCGAGGGACGTGGCTTTAAGATCGTAGCCGGCAGAAATGCCGTGTCATTAACCAGTAATTGTATTACAGAATATTGATTATCAGTAAGATTTGTTGGGATTTGTATTGTTTTATCTTTAAAACCCACACTAGAGAACCGGATCGATTGTCCCTGTAATACCGCAATGGAGAATACGCCCTGGTCGTTGGTAAGCGTTCCACGTGTGGTTCCTTCTACTATAATACTCGCCTGGGGTAAAGCACGCAGGCTGTCGGCAGTCATAACGATACCAAACAATTGAATTACAGAATCCTTGGCAATAACATGCTGAGCCTGGGCTGAATTACGGCCCATCATGAACAAAAAACAAAATGAACAATATAGTAAAAATCGCTTCATGCACTACAGTTATTGGATGTCCAATTATACGAATTAAATAGTTAACCGGCTATTATAACAAAGTAACCCCCTCAAGGGTTAACTTTGCAGCGCAATTTTCTTTTTTAACAAAATTATGTGTGATGACCGAAGCGGACATTTTGAAGGCGTTAAGCAATGTGGAAGAGCCCGATTTGAAACAGGATCTGGTAACTCTGAATATGGTGAAAGACGTTAAGATTGAAGGCAATAACGTGTCTTTTACAGTGGTGCTTACCACACCTGCATGTCCTATGAAAGACATGATCCAGAAAGCATGTATCAACGCAGTCAAACTCCTCGTGAATAAAGAAGCGGTGGTGAAAGTAAACTTCACTTCCAATACAAATACTTTACGTAACGAAGCGCAGCAAATTCTGCCTGGCGTAAAAAATATCATTGCTGTTGTCAGCGGTAAAGGTGGCGTAGGTAAAAGTACCGTTTCCGCAAACTTCGCCCTTGCGCTTGCCAAAAGCGGTGCGTCAGTGGGGTTAATGGACGCCGATATCTATGGCCCAAGTGCACCTATTATGTTCGGCATCCGTGGCCAGCGCCCCATGATGAAAGAGGTGAATGGCAAAGGTGTAATCATGCCTATTGATAAATACGGTATCAAAGTAATGAGTATAGGCCTCCTGGTTGATGAAAAAAATGCTGTCGTATGGAGAGGCCCCATGGCCAGCAGCGCCATCAGGCAATTCGTTACCGATGTAGATTGGGGCGAACTGGACTATCTTGTGATAGACATGCCTCCCGGAACAGGTGACATTCACCTTACCCTCATGCAAACAGTACCTGTTACAGGTGTTATTATTGTTACCACACCTCAAAATGTAGCCCTTGCCGACGCGAAAAAAGGGATTGCGATGTTCGGACAGGCGCAGATTAAAGTGCCTATCATTGGCCTGGTCGAAAATATGAGTTATTTCACCCCGGCAGAACTTCCTGATAACAAGTATTATATCTTCGGTAAGGACGGCGGCCGCAACCTGGCGCATGAATACGATCTGCCTTTCCTTGGACAAATACCCCTTGTTCAGGAGATTCGCGAAGGTGGCGATTCAGGAGAGCCTGCCGTGCTGGCCGAAAATACGCCTACGGCTGCGGCATTCGATGATTTTGCTGCTACGGCTATTCGTAACATCGCCATACGGAACGCGACACTGGCTCCGACCAAACCGCTTGAAACAGTGGCTTGATTTTAGTAGCTTAAGGCAAAAGCCTTCTGTATGAAATCATGTAGCTATCTTGTCATTATTTCAATGCTCGTCTGTAGCTTGGTTGCCTGTACGCAAAAAGTACATCCGCATGGAATGCCTCCAGGACAAGCCAAAAAAGTAACCGGATCCCAATCGGCCGCTCCCTATGCGCCGGGGCAAATGAAAAAGCAGTAAAACGAACTGCTAGGAAAATAAAAGGCATCTGCATTAATAAGTGCAGGTGCCTGAACATAAGTAACAGTCTCAATGAATAAACAACAACTGGTAAGCGCCATCCGCAATAAGAGATCATACCTTTGCGTAGGGCTAGATACCGACATCGAAAAAATACCCGCACATCTCCATGCAAGCCCTAATGCTGTGTTGGAGTTTAACAAGGCCATCATCGATGCCACCAAAGACTATTGCGTTAGTTATAAGATCAATACTGCGTTTTACGAAGCAATGGGTGTAAAGGGCTGGGATATCATAGAGCAAACCCTGCATTATATTCCCGAAACTCATTTCACCATTGCCGACGCGAAAAGGGGCGATATCGGGAACACCTCCGCGCAATACGCAAAAACTTTTTTCGAAACATTCCCATTTGATGCTGTGACTGTTGCGCCCTACATGGGCGAAGATAGCGTGCGTCCGTTCCTGGAATATGAGAACAAGGTTACCATCGTATTAGGACTTACTTCCAACAAAGGCGCATCTGACTTCGAGCTGCAACCTGCCGGAGGCGAACATCTCTACGAAAAAGTGTTACGCACTGTAAGCGCCTGGGGAACTCCTCACAATCTCATGTTCGTAGTAGGCGCCACACAGGCCAGTGCATTAGAGAACGTCAGGAAAATAGTACCCGATAACTTTTTATTGGTACCAGGGGTAGGAGCCCAGGGCGGAAGTTTGCAGGAGGTTTCACAATATGGGCTTAATAGCGAAGCCGGCCTTCTTGTAAACGCAAGCAGGGCTGTTATCTACGCGGGCTCAGGTGAAGACTTTGTTGTCAAAGCAGCAGAAGCTGCCCGGCAATACCGTGATGAAATGGCAACCTATCTGCAATAGCTGATAATGTTATGGATCAGAAAGCATATTATACAGGAAGCCCCAAAGGCTTCCTTTTTTATTTTTAAATTCGTTTCCTTTACGTTGTTGCATGCATGCAGCTTTGAATCCAGCTTTGTACGCCATAACACGCGCACAGTGTGCTTGCGGGGTATGTCTGTATTATGGTTTCTTCAACAGATAGCTTGTTGTTTTAAAAATAAAAATTAGTATATGAGATCTGGATTTACGATGTTCTGTGTGGTGTTAACCTTTTGCTGTAATGCTCAGCGTGAGCATAAGATAAATCCGGAGGTTCAGCCTTACATCGACACACTTTTTAAACAAATCGTGGATGTAGATCATTTCAGTGATAAGACTTTCCGGCGGGAAACTTATTATATCAATAAAATTCTTTCTATTGATAGTTTTGATAATTCCGCGAATTATATGAAAGCGCAAATCTTCGCTTATAATGGGGCGTATGACAGCGCTATCAATATTCTTTCCCGGCAAATAAAACATCATAACTGGCCTAATAACAGGATCTTTCGTTCTGCATTATATGATATTACCGGTGATTCAACTGCCGCTCTTGCCGATTACAAATATATACTCCGCGAAAATGAACGATTGTTGAAGACAAGCGATGAGGTGCAAAAAAGTCTGGGTTGCCTGTACCAGATAGCCTTAATGAAATTGTTAAGCGGAGAGAATAAAGGAAAGGTGCTGGTTGAATATGACAAGGCGTCCAAGCCATTTGACAGTATTGATACGCGGGCCCGAATTGCGGTTGTAAAAAAAGGAATCGTTTATTTTAATAAAGAACAATTCCTGGGCACCTATCGAACAGGAGGTGTGGGGCGCAAAAGATAAGGAATGATGAAAGCGACTTTCTGTTAGTTTTGCTGGCTATGAAAGCTTAATAAGTTGGGGTAAATGGTAACCGGCAATAGAAAAAACAGCTTCGGAATAATTTTTTTTAATGCACGAAATATAAGACTAACAACACTCTCCTCATTTCAGGGATACATTTTTT
This window encodes:
- a CDS encoding DNA/RNA non-specific endonuclease yields the protein MMKFKLSVSSVLAVSLLLIVSCSKQSTNTNPGTNPDPATPVPGPADTITSGANNNMRLGNPTMAKPESAMNENYLINQVYYIESYSRNRGIPNWVSWHFQSEDKGTVGRQDDFRPFTGLPSGWYQVAGNSYSYATNGFDRGHNCPSGDRTSSYVANSSTFYMTNMIPQSPNLNQGPWSELEDQLRDNFVGTSNEAYIIMGSYGQGGLGRGKTDTAKTIDNGRVTVPKKVWKVAVILPKADGDDLMRITANTTILAVNMPNAENLYGTSDAERKAWRNYLTTVAEIEADAKLHGVELNLLSNVPEAVRTALKAKKYQ
- the pepT gene encoding peptidase T — its product is MVQNYAFTVTERFLRYVQTDTQSDPASNASPTTEKQKNLSELLAGELLLLGLKDAHMDEYGYVYATIPSNSDKKVPVICFCSHVDTAPDCSGTNVKPLVHKAYDGKDILLPDDPTQVIKIEDYPYLKEHIGSDIITASGFTLLGADDKSGVAEIMDMAHFLVNHPEVKHGEIKILFTPDEEVGRGTAHVDLKKLGADFAYTLDGGEAGTFEDETFSADAVTITVHGVIAHPGYAKDKLVNSLKIAGEILAALPTQEWSPETTIERQGFVHPVAVNGIAEKATIDFIIRDFVSAKLPDHENKLRQLAQEVLNKHPKAQMDFVVKEQYRNMKEIVSQYPELTANAEEAYKRAGFTVRNEPIRGGTDGSRLSFMGLPCPNIFTGMQAIHSKHEWIGVKDMEKAVEVLVHLAAVWEERAK
- a CDS encoding SPFH domain-containing protein, with the protein product MSFFLSYGWWLLLILFIIFSGLVTVNQATIAVVTMFGKYQRILRPGLNFKIPLVEQIYRRVSVQNRSVELEFQAVTLDQANVYFKSMLLYAVMNAEEETIKKVAFKFISDRDLMQALIRTIEGNIRSYVATKRQAEILALRKDIVDSVKMEVDHVLEDWGYHLLDLQINDITFDKAIMDSMSKVVASNNLKAAAENEGQALLITKTKSAEAEGNAIKIAAEAEREAARLRGQGVALFREEVARGMSMAAEQMKQANLDTNVILFSMWTEAIKNFAEVGKGNIIFLDGSPDGMEKNMNQIMAMMKLTNDYKS
- a CDS encoding MotA/TolQ/ExbB proton channel family protein, which produces MGILLQVAQAATAAPEKISLMSLLSKGGWIMYPLYLLLVATIFVFFERLIAIRKASRIESNFMSIIRDNIMSGNITGARNLARNTDNAVARMIDKGLQRIGKPIDAIEKSMENVGKLEMYKMERNLSVLSLVAGIAPMFGFLGTIVGMIQLFYDINSTGNFELSVIAGGIYVKMITSGTGLIIGLIAYVLHNFLSTQVDKTANKMEGASAEFIDILQEPTR
- a CDS encoding ExbD/TolR family protein, with protein sequence MNIRKRLKSHPEVHTGALNDILFILLLFFLIVSTLANPNVVRVNNPKGQKDTKAKQTIVVSIDKDQNIYLGQSPVAINMLDSLLKMEVDKARPNVDTPSVVINADTISHYGEVFRIMQAAKKAGARVVANVK
- the prmC gene encoding peptide chain release factor N(5)-glutamine methyltransferase, giving the protein MSIQEAYKHMLTGLSGIYEAREATAIAHWVMTALTGYSKTERLTKGDRPLSAPQLDTYTQYLEALLQHRPVQYVLGEAWFGPLKLYVDERVLIPRPETEELVEWIAEDYKGKAGIKLLDIGTGSGCIPLLLHRLLNNSEVHALDISRDALEVAKQNAATHKTSIQFHLIDILNEKASGSLPVFDCIVSNPPYIRMLEKADMFQNVLAYEPSRALFVPDNDPLLFYRAITAFAGKHLTNGGSLYFEINEALGKEMIALLEEMQFSEITLRKDLQEKDRMIRARFIAR
- the ribD gene encoding bifunctional diaminohydroxyphosphoribosylaminopyrimidine deaminase/5-amino-6-(5-phosphoribosylamino)uracil reductase RibD produces the protein MSTHELYMQRCIQLARLGAGQVAPNPMVGAVLVYEDRIIGEGYHAIFGQGHAEVNCINSVAAEDRYLIPLATIYVSLEPCAHYGKTPPCADLIIANRIRTVVIGSRDPFLAVNGKGIEKLQAAGISVVTGVLEKECLDLNKRFFTFHTQQRPYFILKWAQTANGAIGSGSDNRLLISNDFTNRIVHRWRNEESAILVGTNTALADDPLLTNRLWYGKSPVRLVIDTNLRLPKTLKLLSEGPPTIIFNYLDHSDNLDAVTIRTAQQALAAERSTPHIATGNNVFYYRLEKDEPLLPQISYACFRLQLLSVLVEGGAFLQQRCLNEGYWDEARVITNDQLMAPGGLKAPELPAALHVGTTRFLNDRIDFFLKPINEN
- a CDS encoding IMPACT family protein, giving the protein MAEAAFFQTIAQMTTAEYKDKGSRFLAFAFPIATVDDFKEKLQWLKKEHPKAVHHCFAYRIGLDGNNFRVSDDGEPSGSAGKPMLGQIDSKKLTNVAVIVVRYFGGTLLGVPGLIQAYKTVTVMALQLTPVIQKPIEVLYELQFDYTRMNEVMTLVKQLDCSIAGQQEQLFVLLTIGIPKARLEEALYRLKDMHYVALRKV
- a CDS encoding 3-hydroxyacyl-CoA dehydrogenase family protein is translated as MQKIAVIGAGTMGNGIAHVFAQYGFTVSLVDIDRSLLDKALQQIGKNLDRQVGKAVITEEQKKKALSLLTPFTDMAAGVAEADLVVEAATENTAIKLKIFSQLDELAPAGAILASNTSSISITRIAAATRRPEKVIGMHFMNPVPVMKLVEIINGYATAKAVTDTIAALTLKLGKTPCVAADYPGFIANRILMPMINEAICSLYENVADAPTIDTVMKLGMAHPMGPLQLADFIGLDVCLSILKVLHEGFGQPKYAPCPLLVNMVTAGKLGVKSGEGFYRY